The following proteins are encoded in a genomic region of Planococcus lenghuensis:
- the aspS gene encoding aspartate--tRNA ligase yields the protein MARSHYCGEVTEQHAGERVLLKGWVQKRRDLGGLIFIDVRDRTGIVQVVFNPEIAEEAAAIAEKFRSEFVVHIDGLVVKRQENQVNPAIKTGKIEVQADHASIINTAKTPPLMIADESGVGEDLRLKYRYLDLRRKPMFDTMKLRSDTTISIRNFLNKEGFLEVETPILTKSTPEGARDYLVPSRVHKGEFYALPQSPQLFKQMLMVSGFDKYFQIARCFRDEDLRADRQPEFTQIDLEMSFKSMEEIIELNERMMKQLLEEVKDLKVETPFQRMTYKEAMSRYGSDKPDVRFGLELVDVSEVVKDSAFKVFSGAIERGGEVKLINVKGQAANYSRKDLDALGEFAAIYGAKGLAWLKVEEGGIKGPIAKFFEGEKAEALIAKAEAEAGDVLLFAADAASIVADTLGALRLKFGRELGLIDESVFKFLWITDWPLFEYDASEERFYAAHHPFTAPFEEDVDKLESDPHNVRAQAYDLVLNGYELGGGSLRIYQRDVQEQMFRALGFSTEEAREQFGFLLEAFEYGTPPHGGIALGLDRLVMLLAGRTNLRDTIAFPKTASASDPLTDAPSAVAGGQLTELGLRVTPAAKKEAAAEQTQDSE from the coding sequence ATGGCCAGATCACATTATTGCGGCGAAGTAACCGAGCAGCACGCAGGCGAGCGCGTATTATTGAAAGGCTGGGTGCAGAAACGGCGCGACCTCGGAGGCCTGATCTTCATCGACGTGCGTGACCGCACCGGAATCGTACAGGTCGTCTTCAATCCGGAAATCGCGGAAGAAGCGGCGGCGATAGCGGAAAAATTCCGCAGTGAGTTTGTCGTGCACATCGACGGCCTCGTTGTGAAGCGCCAGGAGAACCAAGTGAACCCGGCGATCAAGACCGGCAAAATCGAAGTACAGGCAGACCATGCGAGCATCATCAACACGGCGAAAACGCCGCCGCTCATGATCGCGGACGAAAGCGGCGTCGGTGAGGACCTGCGGCTGAAATACCGCTACCTCGACCTGCGGCGCAAACCGATGTTCGACACGATGAAACTGCGGTCGGATACAACTATTTCCATCCGGAACTTCTTGAATAAAGAAGGGTTCCTGGAAGTGGAAACGCCGATTCTGACAAAATCCACTCCGGAAGGCGCACGCGATTATCTCGTGCCGAGCCGGGTGCATAAGGGAGAATTCTATGCATTGCCGCAGTCGCCTCAATTATTCAAGCAGATGCTGATGGTATCGGGCTTTGATAAGTACTTCCAGATTGCCCGCTGTTTCCGGGATGAAGATCTGCGGGCGGACCGCCAGCCGGAATTCACCCAAATTGACTTGGAAATGAGCTTCAAGTCGATGGAGGAAATCATCGAACTCAACGAGCGCATGATGAAGCAATTGCTTGAAGAAGTGAAAGACCTGAAAGTTGAGACGCCATTCCAGCGCATGACGTATAAAGAAGCGATGAGCCGCTACGGCTCCGATAAGCCGGATGTGCGGTTCGGTCTGGAATTGGTGGATGTATCGGAGGTCGTTAAAGATTCAGCATTCAAAGTATTCTCCGGCGCCATTGAACGCGGCGGTGAAGTGAAATTGATTAATGTAAAAGGCCAGGCGGCGAATTACTCCCGGAAAGATTTGGACGCGCTCGGCGAATTTGCGGCGATTTACGGCGCGAAAGGCCTGGCTTGGCTGAAAGTGGAAGAAGGCGGCATTAAAGGGCCGATCGCGAAATTCTTCGAAGGGGAAAAAGCCGAAGCGCTTATCGCAAAAGCGGAAGCGGAAGCGGGCGATGTGCTGCTGTTTGCAGCGGATGCGGCATCGATCGTTGCAGATACACTCGGCGCATTGCGCTTGAAATTCGGCCGCGAGCTCGGGTTGATTGACGAAAGTGTCTTCAAGTTTCTGTGGATTACGGACTGGCCGTTGTTTGAGTATGATGCATCCGAAGAACGTTTTTATGCGGCGCATCATCCATTCACGGCACCGTTTGAAGAAGACGTCGACAAGCTGGAAAGCGACCCGCACAATGTCCGCGCCCAGGCGTATGACCTCGTGCTGAACGGCTATGAACTCGGCGGCGGCAGCCTGCGGATTTATCAGCGGGATGTGCAGGAACAAATGTTCCGCGCGCTGGGCTTCTCGACGGAAGAAGCGCGGGAGCAATTCGGCTTCTTGCTCGAAGCATTCGAATACGGCACGCCTCCGCACGGCGGCATTGCCCTGGGCCTTGACCGGCTCGTCATGCTGCTGGCCGGCCGCACGAACCTGCGGGATACGATCGCTTTCCCGAAAACAGCGAGCGCCAGTGATCCGCTGACCGATGCACCGAGTGCCGTTGCAGGCGGCCAGCTCACAGAACTTGGTCTGCGTGTGACACCGGCAGCTAAAAAGGAAGCGGCTGCTGAACAGACACAGGATTCTGAATGA
- the hisS gene encoding histidine--tRNA ligase has product MSIQVPRGTYDVLPDQAAKWQAAEEKIRELCKLYQYKEIRTPVFEQTELFQRGVGDTTDIVQKEMYSFTDRGDRSLTLRPEGTASVVRSYVENKLFGLPDQPVKLYYMGPMFRYERPQAGRTRQFVQFGIEAIGSKHPAVDAEVIALAMDVYRSLGLKKLRLVINSLGDTESRNAHRDALVMHFSPRIDEFCHDCQTRLEKNPLRILDCKVDRDHPLMATAPALTNYLNEESQDYFDQVKAFLAGLDIAYTVDPNLVRGLDYYNHTAFEIMSDAEGFGAITTLAGGGRYNGLVEDLGGPASPGIGFAMSIERLLLALEMEKVEIGEAADLDVFVAVLDEASRQDAFRLVRDFRANGISADMDYAGKKLKAQMKAADRKSARFTIVLGETEIAEQRAGIKTMETGETDQVAFADMADAVKRKLSGEES; this is encoded by the coding sequence ATGAGCATTCAAGTACCGCGCGGCACCTATGATGTTTTGCCGGACCAGGCGGCGAAATGGCAGGCAGCCGAAGAAAAAATCCGGGAACTGTGCAAGCTTTATCAGTACAAGGAAATCCGGACACCTGTGTTTGAACAGACAGAATTGTTCCAGCGGGGCGTCGGCGATACGACGGACATTGTCCAAAAAGAAATGTATTCATTCACCGACCGGGGAGACCGGTCATTGACATTGCGGCCGGAAGGGACGGCTTCGGTCGTCCGGTCATATGTTGAAAATAAATTATTCGGCTTGCCGGATCAGCCGGTGAAGCTATATTACATGGGCCCGATGTTCCGCTACGAGCGGCCCCAGGCGGGCAGAACCCGTCAGTTTGTCCAATTTGGGATCGAAGCGATCGGATCGAAGCACCCGGCCGTCGATGCGGAAGTCATCGCACTCGCGATGGATGTCTATCGGTCACTCGGACTAAAGAAACTGCGGCTCGTCATCAATTCGCTCGGCGATACGGAAAGCCGCAATGCGCATCGCGATGCGCTTGTGATGCATTTCTCACCGCGGATCGATGAATTTTGCCACGACTGCCAGACCCGGCTGGAGAAAAATCCGCTCCGCATCCTTGATTGCAAAGTGGACCGCGACCATCCGTTGATGGCGACGGCGCCGGCATTGACCAATTATTTGAACGAGGAATCACAAGACTATTTTGATCAAGTGAAAGCGTTCCTTGCCGGATTGGACATTGCGTATACGGTGGATCCGAATCTCGTGCGCGGACTGGATTATTACAATCACACCGCATTTGAAATCATGAGTGACGCCGAAGGATTCGGCGCCATCACGACATTGGCCGGCGGCGGCCGCTATAACGGGCTTGTGGAAGATCTCGGCGGACCGGCTTCGCCGGGCATCGGCTTCGCGATGAGCATTGAACGGCTGCTGCTTGCGCTGGAGATGGAAAAAGTGGAGATCGGGGAAGCGGCGGACCTGGATGTATTCGTTGCGGTACTCGATGAAGCTTCGCGCCAGGATGCTTTCCGGCTTGTCCGGGATTTCCGGGCGAACGGAATCTCCGCGGACATGGATTACGCAGGGAAAAAACTGAAAGCACAGATGAAAGCGGCGGACCGCAAAAGTGCGCGCTTTACAATTGTGCTCGGTGAAACTGAAATCGCTGAACAGCGGGCAGGCATCAAAACAATGGAAACAGGTGAAACAGATCAAGTGGCATTTGCCGATATGGCAGATGCGGTGAAACGTAAATTGAGTGGGGAGGAATCATAA
- a CDS encoding SH3 domain-containing protein: MNKKWVALHIILILLIAMFFSAPVSAAGTVEVTVPSLNVRSGPSLSHGLVGSLSKGNDVNVLSEKGDWYEVKVGSKTGWIASWLTKTVSSETTASATAVSSVNRLNVRSQPSTSGQVLTQMDKGDTATVKSSAGGWTEVDFKGTRGFVSSQYIISKAAAQAQPKPQPAQASASAFTVSVNTLNVRSGADLNSKKIGTVHKGQSFKVLGVQGSWVNIRLADGGSGWVYKSYGSLSGKETAQPKPAVANTGKTVTVLQNRTNVRSNPTTSSAVIGQLNAGTVLNVTDMSNNWYQVKLSNGKTAWIAGWVVSSSDGSKITAPAAQQTASSGSLSGVSIVIDPGHGGIDGGTVGYYKTVEKTLTLQTAELLAANLRAAGASVTLTRSSDHYVYLRDRVAIAHQTDADAFISLHYDSTYDRSVNGFTTYYLHNYQKSLAQHVSDGVDGQTNLRDRGVRTGNYLVLRENRQAAILVELGFLSNPNEERFVSTDQYRRQAAYGIYTGLVDYFN; the protein is encoded by the coding sequence TTGAACAAAAAATGGGTCGCACTACATATTATCCTAATCTTATTGATCGCCATGTTCTTCAGTGCCCCCGTTTCTGCGGCCGGCACCGTGGAAGTGACAGTTCCATCGTTGAATGTCCGGTCCGGTCCAAGCCTGTCCCATGGCCTCGTCGGCAGCCTGTCAAAAGGAAATGACGTCAATGTCCTGTCGGAAAAAGGAGATTGGTATGAAGTCAAAGTCGGCAGTAAAACTGGCTGGATCGCTTCCTGGCTGACAAAAACCGTATCTTCAGAGACAACCGCCAGCGCAACTGCTGTATCCAGCGTCAACCGGTTGAATGTCCGCTCCCAGCCAAGCACGTCCGGCCAAGTACTGACACAGATGGACAAAGGAGACACGGCAACGGTTAAAAGTTCGGCAGGCGGGTGGACGGAAGTCGATTTCAAAGGCACGCGCGGATTTGTTTCCAGCCAATACATAATATCAAAAGCGGCAGCACAGGCGCAGCCGAAACCACAGCCGGCTCAAGCTTCCGCATCGGCATTCACGGTTTCAGTAAACACATTGAACGTGCGTTCAGGTGCAGATCTGAATTCGAAAAAAATCGGCACTGTCCATAAAGGCCAATCATTCAAAGTTCTTGGCGTCCAAGGCAGCTGGGTGAATATCCGGCTTGCGGACGGCGGCAGCGGCTGGGTGTATAAATCATACGGCAGTCTGTCCGGCAAAGAAACGGCACAGCCGAAACCTGCAGTCGCAAACACCGGTAAAACTGTGACGGTCCTGCAAAACCGCACCAATGTGCGTTCCAACCCGACAACTTCATCAGCTGTCATCGGGCAGCTGAATGCCGGAACGGTTCTGAATGTTACGGACATGTCCAATAATTGGTATCAAGTGAAACTGAGCAATGGCAAAACCGCATGGATTGCGGGCTGGGTCGTTTCATCCAGTGACGGTTCGAAAATTACAGCACCGGCAGCCCAGCAGACAGCCAGTTCCGGGTCTCTTTCAGGTGTGTCGATTGTGATTGATCCCGGCCACGGCGGCATTGACGGCGGAACCGTCGGGTATTATAAAACCGTGGAGAAGACGCTGACGCTGCAAACCGCTGAACTGCTCGCTGCCAATCTGCGGGCGGCAGGCGCTTCCGTGACGCTCACCCGATCGTCCGATCACTATGTCTATTTGCGGGACCGTGTGGCCATCGCACATCAGACAGATGCTGACGCATTCATCAGCCTGCATTACGATTCAACGTACGACCGCTCAGTCAATGGATTCACTACGTATTACCTGCATAACTATCAAAAGAGCCTCGCCCAGCATGTCAGCGACGGCGTTGACGGCCAGACGAACTTGCGGGATCGCGGCGTTCGTACCGGCAATTACTTAGTGCTCCGGGAAAATCGCCAGGCAGCCATCCTCGTCGAGCTCGGTTTCCTGAGCAATCCGAACGAAGAGCGGTTCGTGTCGACGGATCAGTATCGCCGGCAGGCAGCGTACGGCATTTACACAGGACTTGTGGATTATTTTAATTAA